In Vulpes lagopus strain Blue_001 chromosome 1, ASM1834538v1, whole genome shotgun sequence, a genomic segment contains:
- the LOC121484526 gene encoding atherin-like, translated as MKFGAPRAAASLPPARGPALLLFSSRCPARAPAPVPRSGGAARAPRGAGCKRRLAPAGLLLPAGPPPPARGHCPRAPAAAPPPPAAATPARDLARPKVLAEGAECPARRGGRRRRRARGAPSGFLKSTLPAAAAAAAAAPAAESSGLQPAARKSLPCGAPTERGVHCVTVYAA; from the exons ATGAAGTTTGGGGCTCCCCGGGCGGCCGCGAGCCTCCCGCCGGCGCGGGGGCCGGCTCTGTTGTTGTTTTCCTCGCGCTGCcctgcccgcgccccggcccccgtGCCCCGCTCGGGCGGCGCTGCCCGTGCGCCGAGAGGTGCTGGCTGCAAACGCAGGCTGGCACCGGCTGGCCTACTGCTCCCGGCCggccccccgcctcccgcccgcgggcactgcccccgcgcccccgccgccgcccccccgccgccggccgccgcgACCCCCGCCCGCGACCTCGCCCGCCCCAAAGTTTTGGCGGAGGGGGCAGAGTgcccggcgcggcgcggcggccggcggcggcggcgggcgcgcggggctCCCTCCGGCTTCCTCAAGTCCACcctcccggccgccgccgccgccgccgccgccgctcctgCCGCGGAGTCCTCGGGGCTGCAGCCGGCGGCTCGCAA atcgcTGCCGTGTGGTGCCCCCACGGAGAGAGGCGTGCATTGTGTTACGGTTTATGCAGCCTGA